The proteins below come from a single Nostoc sp. KVJ3 genomic window:
- a CDS encoding MGH1-like glycoside hydrolase domain-containing protein: MTQEELRLAADRDRTAYWKRWGSYLSERQWGTVREDYSPDGTAWEFFPHDHARSRAYRWGEDGIAGISDNHQRLCFAIALWNGEDAILKERLFGLTGNQGNHGEDVKEYYFYLDNTPTHSYMKYLYKYPQAAFPYNQLVEENRRRDRQSPEFELINTGIFDQDRYFDVFVEYAKASADDILIEISVINRGPEAKTLHLLPTLWFRNTWSWTDSQEEKPWLKISQSNSQLSTIEAYHPSLETRWLYCNETPELLFTENETNNQRLFGVNNTSPYVKDGINNYLVNGQKTDVNPNRIGTKFAARYELNIGAGETKKIRLRLSDAQDLTAPFGTEFDTVWQQRQREADEFYQRICPLPMSEDKRNVQRQAFAGMLWSKQFYYYVIEEWLKGDPAGPVPPTSRLSGRNHEWFHVFNDDIISMPDKWEYPWFAAWDLAFHVIPLSMIDPEFAKLQLSRLTREWYMHPNGQLPAYEWAFGDVNPPVHAWAAWQVYQIEQKIYGHADKKFLESVFQKLLLNFTWWVNRKDLEGRNIFQGGFLGMDNIGVFDRSVQLPTGGYLQQADGTSWMAMYCLNMLTIALELAKDNSTYEDIASKFFEHFLYIADAMNGVGDAEIALWDEDDGFYYDALHSPDGHQFPMKVRSLVGLIPLCAVSILESETLDRLPGFHQRTQWFLQNRHDLTRNIACMHTQGMGERRLLAIVYPDKLRRILEKMLDATEFFSPYGIRSVSKVHASHPYVLKVDGQEHRVDYEPAESTTGMFGGNSNWRGPIWFPINYLLLESLQKFYSYFGDDFKVECPTGSGQMMTLKEVSIALGERLIEIFLADASGQRPFYGGTEKFQTDPNWRNLILFNEYFHGDNGAGIGASHQTGWTGLIAKLIQECSEQALSDDI; encoded by the coding sequence ATGACTCAAGAAGAACTAAGATTAGCAGCAGACCGCGATCGCACAGCTTACTGGAAACGATGGGGTTCCTACCTGAGTGAACGCCAGTGGGGAACAGTGCGCGAAGATTATAGCCCTGATGGTACTGCCTGGGAATTCTTTCCCCACGACCATGCTCGCTCTCGCGCTTATCGCTGGGGAGAAGATGGGATTGCCGGAATTTCCGACAATCATCAACGACTATGTTTTGCGATCGCTCTCTGGAATGGTGAGGATGCTATTCTCAAAGAAAGGCTTTTTGGTCTGACCGGAAATCAGGGAAATCACGGGGAAGATGTTAAAGAATACTACTTCTACTTAGATAATACCCCGACTCATTCCTACATGAAATATCTTTATAAATATCCCCAAGCAGCTTTCCCATACAACCAACTGGTAGAAGAAAATCGCCGCAGAGATCGCCAAAGTCCAGAGTTTGAATTAATTAACACAGGTATATTTGACCAAGACCGCTATTTTGATGTATTCGTTGAATACGCCAAGGCTTCAGCCGACGATATTTTAATTGAAATTAGTGTAATTAACCGAGGCCCAGAGGCAAAAACCCTGCATTTGCTACCAACACTCTGGTTTCGCAACACTTGGTCTTGGACTGATAGTCAAGAAGAAAAGCCGTGGTTGAAAATTAGCCAATCTAACTCTCAACTCAGCACCATCGAAGCTTATCACCCCTCCTTAGAAACCCGTTGGTTGTACTGTAATGAAACTCCAGAATTACTATTTACCGAAAACGAGACTAATAATCAAAGATTGTTTGGAGTTAATAATACTTCCCCATACGTTAAAGATGGAATTAACAATTATCTGGTAAATGGGCAAAAAACAGATGTCAATCCCAATCGCATTGGCACTAAATTTGCTGCTCGTTATGAATTAAACATTGGTGCAGGTGAAACCAAAAAAATCCGATTGCGATTAAGTGACGCGCAAGATTTAACTGCACCATTCGGGACTGAATTTGATACAGTTTGGCAACAGCGCCAGCGCGAAGCAGATGAATTTTATCAACGGATTTGCCCGTTGCCAATGTCAGAAGATAAGCGAAATGTGCAGCGACAGGCATTTGCTGGGATGTTATGGAGCAAACAATTTTACTATTATGTAATTGAAGAATGGCTAAAAGGCGATCCGGCGGGCCCTGTGCCACCAACATCCCGACTTAGTGGTAGAAACCATGAATGGTTTCATGTATTTAACGACGATATAATTTCCATGCCCGACAAATGGGAATATCCTTGGTTTGCGGCTTGGGATTTAGCTTTTCATGTAATTCCCCTCTCCATGATTGACCCCGAATTTGCCAAGCTGCAACTGAGTCGCTTGACACGGGAGTGGTATATGCATCCCAACGGTCAGCTACCCGCTTATGAATGGGCTTTTGGTGATGTCAATCCGCCTGTACACGCTTGGGCTGCATGGCAAGTTTATCAGATTGAGCAAAAAATCTATGGTCATGCAGATAAAAAATTTCTGGAAAGTGTTTTTCAGAAATTATTACTAAACTTTACTTGGTGGGTTAACCGGAAAGATTTAGAAGGCAGAAATATCTTTCAGGGTGGCTTTTTGGGCATGGATAATATTGGTGTTTTCGACCGTAGCGTTCAACTACCAACGGGGGGATATTTACAACAAGCAGATGGCACAAGTTGGATGGCGATGTATTGTTTAAATATGCTGACCATCGCCTTAGAGTTAGCAAAAGATAATTCTACCTACGAAGACATTGCCAGCAAGTTTTTTGAGCATTTTTTATATATAGCTGATGCTATGAACGGCGTAGGTGATGCCGAAATAGCATTATGGGATGAAGACGATGGTTTTTACTACGATGCCCTACATTCACCAGATGGCCATCAATTCCCGATGAAAGTGCGATCGCTCGTGGGGTTAATCCCATTATGTGCCGTCAGCATTTTAGAATCAGAAACCTTAGATCGACTTCCAGGCTTTCACCAACGCACGCAATGGTTTTTGCAAAATCGCCACGATTTGACTAGAAATATCGCTTGTATGCACACACAAGGTATGGGTGAAAGGCGACTTTTAGCGATCGTTTATCCAGATAAACTCCGTCGCATCCTAGAAAAGATGTTAGATGCAACCGAATTTTTTAGTCCTTATGGTATTCGCTCTGTTTCTAAAGTTCATGCATCCCATCCTTACGTTTTAAAAGTCGATGGACAAGAACATCGAGTCGATTACGAACCTGCTGAGTCTACCACCGGAATGTTTGGCGGTAATTCTAACTGGCGCGGGCCAATTTGGTTTCCGATTAATTATCTCCTCCTAGAATCGCTGCAAAAGTTCTATAGCTACTTCGGCGACGATTTCAAAGTTGAATGTCCCACTGGTTCAGGCCAAATGATGACCCTCAAGGAAGTATCAATTGCATTAGGTGAAAGGCTGATCGAAATTTTTCTAGCTGATGCTTCTGGTCAGCGACCTTTTTATGGTGGAACAGAAAAATTCCAAACAGATCCAAATTGGCGCAATCTGATTCTGTTTAATGAATACTTTCACGGAGATAACGGCGCTGGTATTGGTGCTAGTCATCAAACTGGATGGACAGGTTTAATCGCGAAATTAATTCAAGAATGTTCAG
- a CDS encoding amylo-alpha-1,6-glucosidase, which produces MSINFGREICGVLDLAAGREWLVTNGIGGYASGTVAGILTRRYHGLLVAALKPPLMRTLLLAKLDETALYDGRNYSLGANRWHGGAINPDGYRHIESFELEGTIPRWRFACADASLEKRVWMQADSNTTYLQYHLHRATQPLVLKLKALVNYRDYHGNTHTQDWQMSIDAVEQGIRVTAFEGAVPLYLLSDRTHISPAHQWYYEFDLARERDRGLDDREDHLHAATFEATLQPGESLTFVASTEIYPDLNGKAALDLRHSYDQKLLGIWKDNHVNPKTTPEWIHQLVLATDQFIVSRPLPDQPDGKTIIAGYHWFSDWGRDTMISLPGLTISVGRPELARPILRTFARYVNQGMLPNRFPDAGEAPEYNTVDATLWYFEAIRAYYAATKDEELLSELFPVLADIINWHRQGTRYNIHLDPNDGLLYAGETGVQLTWMDAKVGDWVVTPRIGKPIEVNALWCNALATMANFARQLGKPHQEYEQMQKHANSGFQRFWNEAVGYCYDVLDGPEGHDQSLRPNQIFAVSLPESPLTPVQQRAVVESCARSLLTSGGLRSLDPKHPQYQGNYGGDQLQRDSAYHQGTVWGWLIGPFVLAHLRVFNHPAQARSFLKPMANHLCAHGVGSLSEIFDGNEPFTPRGCIAQAWTVAEVLRAWVATENI; this is translated from the coding sequence ATGAGTATCAACTTTGGACGTGAAATTTGCGGTGTTCTCGATTTGGCAGCAGGGCGAGAATGGTTAGTAACTAATGGCATCGGTGGTTATGCATCGGGCACAGTAGCAGGTATCCTGACACGCCGCTATCACGGTTTACTTGTGGCTGCACTGAAGCCGCCACTAATGAGAACTCTGTTATTAGCTAAGTTAGATGAAACCGCTCTGTATGATGGGCGCAATTATTCTCTTGGAGCCAACCGTTGGCATGGTGGAGCCATTAATCCCGATGGTTATCGACACATTGAATCCTTCGAGTTAGAGGGAACAATACCAAGGTGGCGATTTGCTTGTGCAGATGCTTCGTTGGAAAAACGTGTATGGATGCAAGCCGACAGCAATACCACATATCTTCAATATCACCTGCATCGAGCTACCCAACCACTGGTATTAAAGCTCAAAGCATTGGTGAATTATCGCGATTATCACGGTAACACACATACACAAGACTGGCAGATGTCTATTGATGCTGTTGAGCAAGGCATCCGTGTTACCGCTTTTGAGGGAGCAGTGCCGCTATATTTATTAAGCGATCGCACTCACATTTCACCCGCCCACCAATGGTACTATGAATTTGACTTAGCCAGAGAACGCGATCGCGGACTCGACGATCGCGAAGACCATTTGCATGCAGCCACTTTTGAAGCCACCCTCCAACCTGGTGAATCACTCACCTTTGTTGCCAGCACTGAAATATATCCAGATTTAAATGGCAAGGCTGCGTTAGACTTACGTCACTCCTATGACCAAAAGCTGCTCGGAATCTGGAAAGATAACCATGTCAATCCTAAAACAACCCCAGAGTGGATACATCAGTTAGTCTTAGCTACCGACCAGTTTATCGTTAGTCGTCCACTACCCGATCAACCCGACGGTAAAACAATCATTGCTGGTTATCATTGGTTTAGTGACTGGGGGCGCGATACAATGATTAGCTTACCAGGTTTGACAATTTCAGTTGGTCGTCCAGAGTTAGCACGCCCGATTTTGCGTACTTTTGCCAGGTACGTAAATCAAGGGATGTTACCTAACCGCTTTCCAGATGCGGGTGAAGCCCCAGAATATAATACAGTAGATGCAACCCTCTGGTATTTTGAAGCAATCCGTGCTTATTATGCCGCAACTAAAGATGAGGAACTGCTAAGTGAACTCTTTCCTGTGCTAGCAGACATTATTAATTGGCATCGTCAAGGAACGCGCTACAACATCCACCTCGACCCCAATGATGGGCTACTTTATGCGGGTGAAACAGGTGTGCAACTCACCTGGATGGATGCCAAAGTTGGTGATTGGGTAGTTACGCCCCGCATTGGCAAACCCATAGAAGTCAATGCCTTATGGTGCAATGCTCTAGCAACTATGGCAAATTTCGCCCGACAGTTAGGTAAGCCGCACCAAGAATACGAGCAAATGCAAAAGCATGCAAATTCAGGATTTCAGCGCTTTTGGAACGAGGCAGTTGGTTACTGCTACGATGTTCTAGACGGGCCAGAAGGGCACGATCAATCGTTGCGGCCAAACCAGATATTCGCTGTATCCTTACCAGAAAGCCCCTTGACTCCAGTTCAACAACGTGCTGTAGTAGAATCTTGCGCGCGATCGCTTCTCACATCTGGCGGTCTACGCAGCCTCGATCCCAAGCATCCCCAATATCAAGGTAACTACGGTGGAGATCAGCTTCAGCGAGATAGTGCTTATCATCAAGGAACAGTTTGGGGCTGGCTGATTGGGCCATTTGTTTTAGCCCATTTGCGTGTTTTCAATCATCCAGCCCAAGCTCGGAGTTTCCTTAAACCAATGGCTAATCATCTATGCGCTCACGGAGTTGGTAGCCTCAGTGAAATTTTTGATGGCAATGAACCATTCACCCCACGCGGTTGTATTGCTCAAGCCTGGACAGTAGCAGAAGTGCTTCGCGCCTGGGTAGCAACAGAAAATATATAG
- a CDS encoding glucose 1-dehydrogenase, with translation MKKLEGKIALVTGSSGGIGQAIAVRLAEEGADVVIDYRSHPEGAQETLSKVEAVGCKGLTVKADLSIISDIRHLIDQGIQHFGKLDILVNNAGIDGRNADFWNLTEADYDAVMNLNLKGTFFATQAIAQHLIETKRTGKIINISSTHEEIAFPHFTHYCASKGGVKMMMRNLAVELGPLGITINNVAPGAIETPINTKLLNDPEKLGALLKNIPLGRLGKTTDIAPIVAFLASSDADYITGATFYVDGGLSRNYHEQ, from the coding sequence ATGAAGAAACTAGAAGGTAAAATAGCTTTAGTCACTGGTAGCAGTGGAGGAATAGGTCAAGCGATCGCTGTCCGTCTTGCTGAGGAAGGTGCAGATGTTGTGATAGACTACCGTTCTCATCCCGAAGGCGCTCAAGAAACTTTGTCGAAAGTGGAAGCTGTGGGATGCAAAGGCTTAACTGTTAAAGCTGATTTAAGTATAATCAGCGACATTCGCCATTTAATAGACCAAGGTATTCAACACTTTGGAAAGCTAGATATTCTCGTAAATAATGCTGGAATCGACGGTCGAAATGCCGACTTCTGGAACCTCACCGAAGCCGACTATGATGCCGTCATGAATCTCAACCTCAAAGGTACATTTTTCGCAACTCAAGCGATCGCCCAGCACCTCATCGAAACCAAGCGAACTGGTAAAATCATCAATATTAGCTCTACCCATGAGGAAATAGCATTCCCCCACTTCACTCACTATTGTGCCAGCAAGGGGGGTGTAAAAATGATGATGCGTAACCTTGCAGTTGAGCTTGGCCCTCTGGGAATTACAATTAACAATGTTGCCCCAGGAGCGATCGAGACACCAATCAATACTAAACTATTAAATGACCCAGAAAAATTGGGAGCGCTATTGAAAAATATTCCCTTGGGTCGTTTAGGCAAAACGACAGATATCGCCCCCATCGTTGCCTTTTTAGCTTCATCAGATGCCGACTACATCACAGGCGCAACTTTCTATGTAGATGGAGGATTAAGCCGAAATTATCACGAACAGTAG